In the Streptomyces sp. 3214.6 genome, CCTTTCTCGGAGAGGTGCACTGTCAAATCTCGGTCGAGGACGGCGGACCGACCAGGGACGGCCGTACGCAGACCGCCCTCCTGCCCACCTTGGCCTTCGAGCCCGGAGAAGTCACGCTGCAGGTGCTGGAGAAGGACCGGCGGGCCGGCACCTTCACTTTCCAATTGCTCAGTGCCGACTGCCATCCGCCGGAGGTCTTCAGTTTCCGCGCTGGGGACCCCCGAGAAGCGACCCGGCAGATCTTCGAGGAACTGAAGCGGGCCGCCAAGGCGGCCGCCGACGGTGACCGCAGCGTGCACCCGGACAAGCTTCGACGGCGCCTGCGCGCTCACGGAGTTCAGCTGTGGACTTCCGCCGTCCCGGAAGCGGTACAGCACCAGTTCTGGGAAGAGGTGGATCGGATCACCGCGTTCACTGTCCTCGGGGAGCAGGACATCGTTCCCTGGGAACTCATGTACCCGCTGAACGAGGGACGCGAGGACAGCGGCTTCCTGGCGGAGTGGCTCCCGGTAGTCCGCCGCGTGTTCGACCAGGAACGGGTCGGAAGTATCGCACTGCCCAACACGGCCTTCGTCGTACCCCCCAACTCGCCGCCCGACGCCCACGACGAAGTCGACGTGCTGAGGGCCAGCCTCGGCGCCGAGGTCGTCGACAGGGGAGTGCTCACCGATGGCGAAGCCCTGGGAGAGCTGATCGAAGGGCTATGCGGGGCTACTTCACTTCGCATGCCACAACTCGTTCAGTGGTGCGGGCTCCCGTGTGCGGATGGCGGATGGTGCCTTTGATCCGATCGACCTCGCTGCAGCGGCCCAACTGCGCAGTCTGCGCCCATACGGCCCGCTGGTGTTCTTCAACGCCTGCCGCAGCGCCGGCGAGATCGACTGGTTCGGCGCAAGCCTGGGGGGCCTCGCAGTTCCTGCAGGCCGGTGCCGGGGCGTTCGTTGGAACGCTCTGGCCGGTACGGTCCCAGTCCGCACTGATGTTCGCCGACGCCTTCTATCGCCAACTCGTCCTGAAGAAGCAGCCACTCGGACAGGCCTCGCTGGCCGCACGTCGAGCCATTAGCGATCAGGACGGTGACCCGACCTGGCTCGCCTATTCCGTCTACGGCAGCCCGGCCGCCACCGCACACACCACCACTCCCGGAAGTATCGGCGTCAGAAACTCTTGAGGGAGCCGCAGAACATGGACGATTCGGTCTTCGTCATCCACGGCGTGGCCAACCGTGACCAGCAGGGCTTCGCAGCTATGGTCGCCGACCTGCAGACCGCGTCCGGCCTCGACATGGTGCCGGTCTATTGGGGCGACCTGGGAGCCGACGACCGGTTCATCACGGCCGCGCTGCCTACCCGCCGCGCCGCCGTCCCCGGCGCCCACAAGGACAGTGGACTGCGCGACGCTGATGAACCACCGAGCGTCGCCCTGCCCGAACCCGTGCTCGTGTCGGCCCTGGCGTCACAACCCGAGGTCCCCGAGCAGTGGCCGCAGGTGGAGGCCGCCGTGCGTGAGCGGCTGGCGCGCGACGAGCTGCAATTCGGTTCATCGGGGCTACGGCACGCCCCGCTTCGAGAAGACCCGGAGGACGCCCTCGAGTATCTGGCCGAGGAATGGCCCAAGACGGAATGGCTGCGGCGCACCGACGCCCCTCTCCTGCTCTTCGAAACGAGCCGTTCCCTGGCCGAGGCCCTCATCGAGGCCGCCGATCTCTGGGCCGACGGCGGTGGCTCCTACGACGGACTGCGGGCCAGCGACGGAGACGCGGGACGGCTGCGGACACTGGTACGCAATCGACTGCGCGGCCTGGACCGGGTGGCGGGAGCCGCGATCCAGGCGGCGGCCGGGCGCCTGGATCCCACGCTGCGCACCGAGTTCGGGCCCGGGACCACCCAGCTCCTGGGGGACGTCCTGGTTTACCAGCGCCACCTGCGGCACGGCGAGTCGCAAAACGTCACGGACAACATCGCCGG is a window encoding:
- a CDS encoding CHAT domain-containing protein — encoded protein: MVPLIRSTSLQRPNCAVCAHTARWCSSTPAAAPARSTGSAQAWGASQFLQAGAGAFVGTLWPVRSQSALMFADAFYRQLVLKKQPLGQASLAARRAISDQDGDPTWLAYSVYGSPAATAHTTTPGSIGVRNS
- a CDS encoding histidine phosphatase family protein; protein product: MDDSVFVIHGVANRDQQGFAAMVADLQTASGLDMVPVYWGDLGADDRFITAALPTRRAAVPGAHKDSGLRDADEPPSVALPEPVLVSALASQPEVPEQWPQVEAAVRERLARDELQFGSSGLRHAPLREDPEDALEYLAEEWPKTEWLRRTDAPLLLFETSRSLAEALIEAADLWADGGGSYDGLRASDGDAGRLRTLVRNRLRGLDRVAGAAIQAAAGRLDPTLRTEFGPGTTQLLGDVLVYQRHLRHGESQNVTDNIAGAVPNASLTERGHEQAALAARPLVGERIGAVYSSTALRAQQTAQPLATAAGVDVQVLPDLVEVGIGRHEGSSNPAVRRQTADVLSSWVVDNDLTQQVADGETGLAVTARMSKVFQVIAEQHRGETVAVVGHVASLTVALGQLCTVGAAVWGTPLPHAQPFLIEWHGSTWCCPSWPEAN